A genome region from Manis pentadactyla isolate mManPen7 chromosome 5, mManPen7.hap1, whole genome shotgun sequence includes the following:
- the UBOX5 gene encoding RING finger protein 37 isoform X1: protein MVINLCLPQFRPRIYCNKISADGYEVENLISEDLTKRSHGFRTEYFIKPPVYVTVSFPFNVEICRINIDLTGGGGQNVTGLEMYTSASSSRASWNASECRTPGPAEPSMLDREAFTLVGRVLLKNQSQVVFSHRGFKARPPFSPMEATLPSPAVVAQELWNKGALSLSHVAHLKICITHVTGSGIPCIKRLEVWGQPAKTCSQEVIDSVLLVASESLPQDLALQAPGLPMESDCDPGGQSEGQQAPASLQELAEVIRDVPEEFLDPITLEIMPCPMLLPSGKVIDQSTLEKCNRSEATWGRVPSDPFTGVAFTPHSQPLPHPSLKARIDHFLLQRSIPGCHLLGRAQTALAVTPSSIALPSRKRKMEQAEHAPDSSLGINASCSSTTSLLVSPTTSEHMAKKMRAASELGLTYMDCSTGPVSHEQKLSQSLEIALTSTLGSMPSFTARLTRGQLQHLGSRGSSTSWRPGTGCSEQPGSILGPECASCKRVFSPYFKKEPVYQLPCGHLLCRPCLGEKQRSPPMMCTACQQPVASQDVLRVHF from the exons ATGGTAATAAATCTTTGTCTCCCACAGTTCAGACCAAGAATTTACTGCAACAAG ATATCAGCTGATGGTTATGAAGTGGAAAATCTCATCTCTGaagacctcacaaagagaagtcATGGTTTTAGGACAGAGTATTTCATTAAGCCACCAGTCTATGTGACAGTTTCCTTTCCCTTCAATGTGGAAATCTGTAGGATTAACATAGACCTCACAGGTGGGGGAGGCCAGAACGTCACTGGTCTGGAAATGTACACATCCGCCTCGTCCAGCAGAGCATCTTGGAATGCCTCTGAGTGCCGGACCCCAGGCCCAGCTGAGCCATCCATGCTGGACAGGGAGGCGTTCACTTTGGTGGGCAGAGTCTTGCTGAAAAACCAGAGCCAAGTTGTGTTTAGCCACAGGGGCTTCAAGGCTAGGCCACCTTTTAGCCCAATGGAAGCCACACTCCCTTCCCCTGCTGTTGTGGCCCAAGAACTCTGGAATAAAGGGGCTCTCTCCCTTAGCCACGTGGCCCATCTCAAGATCTGTATCACCCACGTGACAGGCAGTGGTATTCCTTGCATCAAGCGATTGGAAGTGTGGGGTCAACCGGCTAAAACCTGCTCTCAGGAGGTGATAGACAGTGTCCTGCTGGTTGCCTCAGAGAGCCTCCCTCAGGACTTGGCTCTGCAGGCCCCAGGCTTGCCCATGGAGAGTGACTGTGACCCCGGGGGCCAGTCTGAGGGCCAGCAGGCCCCCGCCAGCCTGCAGGAGCTGGCTGAGGTAATTCGGGATGTGCCTGAGGAGTTCCTGGATCCCATTACCCTGGAGATTATGCCTTGCCCCATGCTGCTGCCCTCAGGCAAGGTCATTGACCAGAGCACGCTGGAGAAGTGTAACCGCAGTGAAGCAACGTGGGGCCGAGTGCCCAGCGACCCTTTCACGGGGGTAGCCTTTACCCCACATTCCCAGCCCCTGCCTCACCCGTCTCTGAAGGCCCGGATCGACCATTTCTTGCTCCAGCGCTCCATCCCTGGCTGCCACCTGCTTGGGAGAGCACAGACTGCATTGGCAGTGACTCCTTCCTCCATTGCTCTGCCCTCTCGGAAAAGGAAGATGGAGCAGGCTGAACATGCCCCAGACAGTAGCCTTGGTATAAATGCTTCCTGTTCCTCTACCACAAGCCTTCTGGTCTCACCCACTACCTCAGAACACATGGCTAAGAAAATGAGAGCTGCCAGTGAGCTTGGTCTGACATACATGGACTGCTCAACAG GTCCAGTGTCCCATGAGCAAAAGCTGTCACAAAGCTTGGAAATTGCCTTGACTTCAACCCTTGGCTCCATGCCCTCCTTCACAGCCCGGCTGACCAGGGGACAGCTCCAGCACCTCGGCTCAAGGGGGAGCAGCACTTCCTGGAGGCCAGGCACGGGCTGCTCGG agcagcctgggagcatCCTGGGCCCCGAGTGCGCCTCCTGCAAAAGAGTGTTTTCTCCCTACTTCAAAAAGGAACCTGTGTACCAGCTTCCCTGTGGCCACCTCCTGTGCCGGCCCTGCCTGGGTGAGAAGCAGCGCTCCCCGCCCATGATGTGCACAGCCTGCCAGCAGCCAGTTGCCAGCCAGGATGTGCTGCGGGTCCACTTCTGA
- the UBOX5 gene encoding RING finger protein 37 isoform X2, translated as MVINLCLPQFRPRIYCNKISADGYEVENLISEDLTKRSHGFRTEYFIKPPVYVTVSFPFNVEICRINIDLTGGGGQNVTGLEMYTSASSSRASWNASECRTPGPAEPSMLDREAFTLVGRVLLKNQSQVVFSHRGFKARPPFSPMEATLPSPAVVAQELWNKGALSLSHVAHLKICITHVTGSGIPCIKRLEVWGQPAKTCSQEVIDSVLLVASESLPQDLALQAPGLPMESDCDPGGQSEGQQAPASLQELAEVIRDVPEEFLDPITLEIMPCPMLLPSGKVIDQSTLEKCNRSEATWGRVPSDPFTGVAFTPHSQPLPHPSLKARIDHFLLQRSIPGCHLLGRAQTALAVTPSSIALPSRKRKMEQAEHAPDSSLGINASCSSTTSLLVSPTTSEHMAKKMRAASELGLTYMDCSTGPVSHEQKLSQSLEIALTSTLGSMPSFTARLTRGQLQHLGSRGSSTSWRPGTGCSAWEHPGPRVRLLQKSVFSLLQKGTCVPASLWPPPVPALPG; from the exons ATGGTAATAAATCTTTGTCTCCCACAGTTCAGACCAAGAATTTACTGCAACAAG ATATCAGCTGATGGTTATGAAGTGGAAAATCTCATCTCTGaagacctcacaaagagaagtcATGGTTTTAGGACAGAGTATTTCATTAAGCCACCAGTCTATGTGACAGTTTCCTTTCCCTTCAATGTGGAAATCTGTAGGATTAACATAGACCTCACAGGTGGGGGAGGCCAGAACGTCACTGGTCTGGAAATGTACACATCCGCCTCGTCCAGCAGAGCATCTTGGAATGCCTCTGAGTGCCGGACCCCAGGCCCAGCTGAGCCATCCATGCTGGACAGGGAGGCGTTCACTTTGGTGGGCAGAGTCTTGCTGAAAAACCAGAGCCAAGTTGTGTTTAGCCACAGGGGCTTCAAGGCTAGGCCACCTTTTAGCCCAATGGAAGCCACACTCCCTTCCCCTGCTGTTGTGGCCCAAGAACTCTGGAATAAAGGGGCTCTCTCCCTTAGCCACGTGGCCCATCTCAAGATCTGTATCACCCACGTGACAGGCAGTGGTATTCCTTGCATCAAGCGATTGGAAGTGTGGGGTCAACCGGCTAAAACCTGCTCTCAGGAGGTGATAGACAGTGTCCTGCTGGTTGCCTCAGAGAGCCTCCCTCAGGACTTGGCTCTGCAGGCCCCAGGCTTGCCCATGGAGAGTGACTGTGACCCCGGGGGCCAGTCTGAGGGCCAGCAGGCCCCCGCCAGCCTGCAGGAGCTGGCTGAGGTAATTCGGGATGTGCCTGAGGAGTTCCTGGATCCCATTACCCTGGAGATTATGCCTTGCCCCATGCTGCTGCCCTCAGGCAAGGTCATTGACCAGAGCACGCTGGAGAAGTGTAACCGCAGTGAAGCAACGTGGGGCCGAGTGCCCAGCGACCCTTTCACGGGGGTAGCCTTTACCCCACATTCCCAGCCCCTGCCTCACCCGTCTCTGAAGGCCCGGATCGACCATTTCTTGCTCCAGCGCTCCATCCCTGGCTGCCACCTGCTTGGGAGAGCACAGACTGCATTGGCAGTGACTCCTTCCTCCATTGCTCTGCCCTCTCGGAAAAGGAAGATGGAGCAGGCTGAACATGCCCCAGACAGTAGCCTTGGTATAAATGCTTCCTGTTCCTCTACCACAAGCCTTCTGGTCTCACCCACTACCTCAGAACACATGGCTAAGAAAATGAGAGCTGCCAGTGAGCTTGGTCTGACATACATGGACTGCTCAACAG GTCCAGTGTCCCATGAGCAAAAGCTGTCACAAAGCTTGGAAATTGCCTTGACTTCAACCCTTGGCTCCATGCCCTCCTTCACAGCCCGGCTGACCAGGGGACAGCTCCAGCACCTCGGCTCAAGGGGGAGCAGCACTTCCTGGAGGCCAGGCACGGGCTGCTCGG cctgggagcatCCTGGGCCCCGAGTGCGCCTCCTGCAAAAGAGTGTTTTCTCCCTACTTCAAAAAGGAACCTGTGTACCAGCTTCCCTGTGGCCACCTCCTGTGCCGGCCCTGCCTGGGTGA
- the AVP gene encoding vasopressin-neurophysin 2-copeptin, which translates to MPDAMLPVCFLGLLAFSSACYFQNCPRGGKRAMSDLELRQCLPCGPGGKGRCFGPSICCGDELGCFVGTAEALRCQEENYLPSPCQSGQKPCGSGGRCAAAGICCNDESCVTEPECREGAGFLRRARASDRSNATQLDGPTGALLLRLVQLAGAPEPAEPAQPSVY; encoded by the exons ATGCCTGATGCCATGCTACCCGTCTGCTTCCTCGGCCTGCTGGCCTTCAGCTCTGCTTGCTACTTCCAGAACTGCCCGAGGGGTGGCAAAAGAGCCATGTCCGACCTGGAGCTGAGACAG TGCCTCCCCTGCGGCCCCGGGGGCAAAGGGCGCTGCTTCGGGCCCAGCATCTGCTGCGGGGACGAGCTGGGCTGCTTCGTGGGCACGGCCGAGGCGCTGCGCTGCCAGGAGGAGAACTACCTGCCGTCGCCCTGCCAGTCGGGCCAGAAGCCGTGCGGGAGCGGGGGCCGCTGCGCCGCCGCCGGCATCTGCTGCAACGACG AGAGCTGCGTGACGGAGCCCGAGTGCCGGGAGGGCGCCGGCTTCCTCCGCCGCGCCCGCGCCAGCGACCGGAGCAACGCCACCCAGCTGGACGGGCCGACCGGGGCCTTGCTGCTGCGGCTGGTGCAGCTGGCGGGGGCGCCCGAGCCCGCCGAGCCCGCGCAGCCCAGCGTCTACTGA
- the UBOX5 gene encoding RING finger protein 37 isoform X3 — MVINLCLPQFRPRIYCNKISADGYEVENLISEDLTKRSHGFRTEYFIKPPVYVTVSFPFNVEICRINIDLTGGGGQNVTGLEMYTSASSSRASWNASECRTPGPAEPSMLDREAFTLVGRVLLKNQSQVVFSHRGFKARPPFSPMEATLPSPAVVAQELWNKGALSLSHVAHLKICITHVTGSGIPCIKRLEVWGQPAKTCSQEVIDSVLLVASESLPQDLALQAPGLPMESDCDPGGQSEGQQAPASLQELAEVIRDVPEEFLDPITLEIMPCPMLLPSGKVIDQSTLEKCNRSEATWGRVPSDPFTGVAFTPHSQPLPHPSLKARIDHFLLQRSIPGCHLLGRAQTALAVTPSSIALPSRKRKMEQAEHAPDSSLGINASCSSTTSLLVSPTTSEHMAKKMRAASELGLTYMDCSTEQPGSILGPECASCKRVFSPYFKKEPVYQLPCGHLLCRPCLGEKQRSPPMMCTACQQPVASQDVLRVHF; from the exons ATGGTAATAAATCTTTGTCTCCCACAGTTCAGACCAAGAATTTACTGCAACAAG ATATCAGCTGATGGTTATGAAGTGGAAAATCTCATCTCTGaagacctcacaaagagaagtcATGGTTTTAGGACAGAGTATTTCATTAAGCCACCAGTCTATGTGACAGTTTCCTTTCCCTTCAATGTGGAAATCTGTAGGATTAACATAGACCTCACAGGTGGGGGAGGCCAGAACGTCACTGGTCTGGAAATGTACACATCCGCCTCGTCCAGCAGAGCATCTTGGAATGCCTCTGAGTGCCGGACCCCAGGCCCAGCTGAGCCATCCATGCTGGACAGGGAGGCGTTCACTTTGGTGGGCAGAGTCTTGCTGAAAAACCAGAGCCAAGTTGTGTTTAGCCACAGGGGCTTCAAGGCTAGGCCACCTTTTAGCCCAATGGAAGCCACACTCCCTTCCCCTGCTGTTGTGGCCCAAGAACTCTGGAATAAAGGGGCTCTCTCCCTTAGCCACGTGGCCCATCTCAAGATCTGTATCACCCACGTGACAGGCAGTGGTATTCCTTGCATCAAGCGATTGGAAGTGTGGGGTCAACCGGCTAAAACCTGCTCTCAGGAGGTGATAGACAGTGTCCTGCTGGTTGCCTCAGAGAGCCTCCCTCAGGACTTGGCTCTGCAGGCCCCAGGCTTGCCCATGGAGAGTGACTGTGACCCCGGGGGCCAGTCTGAGGGCCAGCAGGCCCCCGCCAGCCTGCAGGAGCTGGCTGAGGTAATTCGGGATGTGCCTGAGGAGTTCCTGGATCCCATTACCCTGGAGATTATGCCTTGCCCCATGCTGCTGCCCTCAGGCAAGGTCATTGACCAGAGCACGCTGGAGAAGTGTAACCGCAGTGAAGCAACGTGGGGCCGAGTGCCCAGCGACCCTTTCACGGGGGTAGCCTTTACCCCACATTCCCAGCCCCTGCCTCACCCGTCTCTGAAGGCCCGGATCGACCATTTCTTGCTCCAGCGCTCCATCCCTGGCTGCCACCTGCTTGGGAGAGCACAGACTGCATTGGCAGTGACTCCTTCCTCCATTGCTCTGCCCTCTCGGAAAAGGAAGATGGAGCAGGCTGAACATGCCCCAGACAGTAGCCTTGGTATAAATGCTTCCTGTTCCTCTACCACAAGCCTTCTGGTCTCACCCACTACCTCAGAACACATGGCTAAGAAAATGAGAGCTGCCAGTGAGCTTGGTCTGACATACATGGACTGCTCAACAG agcagcctgggagcatCCTGGGCCCCGAGTGCGCCTCCTGCAAAAGAGTGTTTTCTCCCTACTTCAAAAAGGAACCTGTGTACCAGCTTCCCTGTGGCCACCTCCTGTGCCGGCCCTGCCTGGGTGAGAAGCAGCGCTCCCCGCCCATGATGTGCACAGCCTGCCAGCAGCCAGTTGCCAGCCAGGATGTGCTGCGGGTCCACTTCTGA